CGACGTCCACCCTCTCGCGCATGGAGATCTACACCACGCCCGGCGCCGCGGCCGATGTGATGCAGGCGGCCAAGGGGCTGCCGGGTGTCAGCAACGCCAGCGAAGGCGCCGAACTCTTCGTTCGCGGCGGCAAGCCCGAGGAAGTGGGCATCTGGCTCAACGGCGGCCACCTCACGCGGCCCTTCCACCATCCCAACACGCAGGGCGGCATCTTTTCCGCCGTGGACACGGCCCTGGTCACCCGCGTGGATTTCGTGCCTGGCGCCTTTTCCGTTCGCTACGGAGATGCCCTGTCGGCGGTGCTGGACATCTCCACGGACCAGCCCACGGCGGTCTCTACCAACACCCTGCTGCTCACGATTCCCACCCAGGGCTATGCCCTTGAACGGCCCATGGGGGCAGGCCTCCTTCGCGCCTCGGTGCGCCGCTCGGATACGGTGCTGCTGGACAAGTGGTACGGCCTGGCGCCCTCCTTCGAGGAGTCGCCCCTCTCCCACGATGCGCAGCTCAACTGGCAGCATCCCCTGGGCAGCGGGCGGCTGGTGGCCACGGGCCTCTTCTCCAAGGATCATCTGGCCACGGATGTCACCATCGCCAACCTGAAGGACAGCTACCGCAATCAGAGCGACACCGGCTTTGGCGCCCTTCAGTGGACGGGCACGCTGGGCGATCGCGCGGGGCTGTCGCTCTCGGCCTCGGGCAGCCAGACCCACATCGCCTGGACCTTCAACCATTGGGGCATCGATCAGCGGGAGCGCAGCCGCTCGGCCCGGGCCGAGCTCACCATGCCCTTCGGCGACCAGCTCACCCTGGAAGGCGGCGCGGATCTGGATCGCACCCACGTGGATCCCCAAGGGGAGGTGCCCTACGATCTGGCCAACTGGAACCCGGCCGCCACCGCCCGCACCTTCGCCTACGGCTTCGATGCCACCCGGGAGGGGGCCTACCTCACGGCGCGCCTGCGGCTGACGCCGAAGTGGGGCCTGTCCCTGGGCGGGCGCCAGGATCACTACGGCCTGGAACAGGAAACCACCCGCGACCTGCGCGGCACCTTGTCCTACCTCATCGATGAGGGCATCACCTTCCGCCTGGCCGGCGGCACCTTCCACCAGGCCCCCCTCAGCACCCAGGTCGATCCCCACGCGGGCAACCCGGACCTGAAGATCATGCGCGCCACCCATGCCCTGGCCTCACTGGATGCGGCCTGGAAGGGCACGGCCGCCTGGAACCTGAGGCTGGAGGTCTATCGCAAGGACTATGACCGGCTGGTGGTGGAAGACCCGGCCCTGCGCTACGTCTCCACGGGCCGGGGCTATGCCCAGGGTGTCGACCTGCTGCTGAAGGCAGCCCTGCCGGGCTGGCGGGGCTGGGTGGGCTACGGCTACCTGGACACAGAGCGGAAGGAGGACAAGCAGCCCCTCTTGGGCCCAGCCCCCACCAGCGTGCCCCACAACCTCACGGCGGTCTCGAGCCACACCCTGGCTCCCGGGTGGGAACTGGCGGGCACCTTCCGCTACGCCAGCGGTTCCCCGATCACCCCCGTCCTGGGCGCCACCGCCAACCCGGGGGGCGGGTGGGATCCCCTCGAAGGCGCCCGCTACTCGGACCGCCTGCCTGTCTATCACCGGCTGGACGCCCGCCTGACCCACCTGTTCAACCGCTGGGGAATCAACTGCGTGGTCTTTGGCGAGGTCATGAACCTGCTGAACCGCCACAACGCGGCGTCCTATGCCTACTCGGCCGACTTCAGCCAGCGCCGGGTCAACGAAAGCTACTTCAGTCGCCGCCTGCTCATCGCCGGGGCCAGCCTGAGCTGGTAATCGGGTTCCTTCCAGGAATTTCCCTTGAGACGACAGGGATTTTCCCGCATACTGATCGACCTTGCCCTGGCCATGGGCTCCCAAGCGCGTCCGATGGAATGCCGCCCATGTGCCCCAACCAAAGAGGTTTTCATGTACGCAATCATCAAGACCGGCGGAAAGCAGTACCGCGTCTCGGAAGGCGATGTCATCCGCGTGGAGACGCTGGAGCAGAACCCCAAGCAGGCCGTGACCTTCGATCAGGTGCTCCTCATCGACAACAACGGCGACCTGAAGGTGGGCAAGCCCGTCGTGGCCGGCGCCAAGGTCGAGGCCGAAGTCATCACCCATGACCGCGCCAAGAAGGTGATCATCTTCAAGAAGAAGCGCACCACCACCTACCAGCGCACCCAGGGCCATCGCCAGAACTACACCGAGGTCCGCATCAAGGCCATCAAGGCCTAGCTTTTCGCCGAAAGCGAAAAGCTAGTTGCGAACGTCGTTCTTCTGACCCATTCGAAATCCAAGCTGAAGAGGTAATTCCATGGCTCACAAAAAAGGTGTAGGTTCCAGCCGCAACGGTCGCGATTCCCATTCCCAGCGCCTCGGCGTGAAGGAGTTCGGCGGTGAGCAGGTCACCGGCGGCTCCATCCTCGTCCGCCAGCGCGGCACCAAGTTCAAGGCCGGCATCAATGTCGGCATGGGCAAGGATCACACCCTGTTCGCCCTCATCGACGGCAAGGTGCGCTTCCAGGACAAGGGCCAGAGCGGCCGCTTCATCCACATCGATCCCATCGAGGGATAGGGCGCCACAGCCTCCTAACCACGGAGACACTGAGCGCACGGAGAAAAGAACACGGAGGAAGCACTGGAGAGAGCCTCCGTGTTTTTCTCCGTGTTTTCCTCAGTGATCTCCGTGCCTCCGTGGTGCATCTTTTCCAGAACGGACCCCCATGTTCCTTGACCAAGTCCAGCTCCGCGTCACTGCCGGTCACGGCGGTTCGGGCGCCATGAGCTTCCGCCGCGAGAAGTTCGCCCCCGAGGGCGGGCCCGATGGCGGCGACGGCGGCAAGGGCGGTTCCATCAGCCTGCGGGCCAACAAGGCCCTGAACACCCTCAACCCCTTCCGCCAGAAGCGCGAGTTCACCGCCGAACGCGGGCGCCAGGGCGAGGGCTGCATGCGCCACGGCAGTGACGGCGCCGACATCCTCCTCGAAGTGCCACTCGGTACCGTCGTGAAGGATGCGGAAACCGGCGAGGTGCTGGCTGAGCTGCTGGCCCCCGGAGAGGAAGTCTGCGTGGCCCGCGGTGGTCGCGGCGGGCTGGGCAACACCAATTTCAAGAGCTCCACCAACCGCACGCCGCGCCACCACCAGCCCGGCGAGGAGGGCGAGGCCCGCGTCCTCGACCTGGAGCTGAAACTCATCGCCGACGTGGGCCTGGTGGGTTTCCCCAATGCAGGCAAGAGCACCTTGGTGAGCCGCCTCAGCGCCGCCCGGCCCAAGATCGCCAACTACCCCTTCACCACCCTGGAGCCCCAGCTCGGCGTGGTCAGCCTCGACCGTTTCGGCGGCGACCTGCTGGACAGCTGGGTCATTGCCGACATCCCCGGCCTCATCGAAGGCGCCGCCTCCGGCGCGGGCCTGGGCATCCAGTTCCTCCGCCATGTGGAGCGCACCCGCATGCTGCTGCAGCTGGTGGATCTCTCTGATCCCGTGGAAGAGCCCGCCGATGCCATCCGCATCATCGAGGGCGAGGTGCAGGCCTTCAGCCCCGTCTTGGCCGCCAAGCCCCGCTGGCTGGTGGGCACCAAGCTGGACGCGCTGCAGGATGACTCCAGACGACTGGCCTTCGAGGCCCTTTGCGCGGAGCGTGGGCAGACGCCCATCTTCATCTCCGGCGTCACCGGCGAGGGACTTCGGGAACTGGCTTTCGCCGTGAATGATGCCCTCAAGGTGGAGGCCGGCCTCAAGGCCGCCGCTCCCAAGGGCGAGGGCTGGTAGTGCGCATCGGCCTTCTCGGTGGCGCCTTCAACCCCCCGCACGAGGGTCATCTCCGACTTGCCCATCTGGCCCTGGAGCACCTGGCCCTGGACGAACTCCGCTTCGTGCCCACGGCCCTGAGCCCGCACAAGCCCGATCCCGGCGGACCTGGTCCCGAGGCGCGCCTGCGCCTGCTGGCGGAGGCCCTGCTCGGCCTGGATCCGCGCTGCCGAGTGGAACCGTTGGAAATCCAGCGCGGTGGCACCAGTTACACCGTGGACACACTGGAGACCTTGGTGGAACGGGAGCCTGGCCAATCCTGGATCCTCGTCATGGGCAGCGACCAACTGCCCGGCCTGCCCGCCTGGCGGCGCCCTGAGCGGATCTTCCAGCTGGCGTCTGCTGCGGTGGCGCTGCGCCCCGGCGCGCCCTTCGATGTCCCCATGGTTCCAGGCCTGCAGGCCCGGCCGACCTGGAGCGGCAGCCCAGGAGAACTGGTGGCCCTCCCGGCCACGGAGCTGGATCTGGCCTCCACCGACCTGCGGTCCCGCCTCCAGGCGCTTCCAGAGGAGGCCCCGGCTGGGTTGCCCCCTCAAGTTCTCCGTACCATTCGCACCGAAAACCTGTATCGTTAGCCTGCTCTGGAGCCCGCATGACCCTTGATTCCCGGCTCGCGACCGTCGTCGACGCCGCCCGGTCCAAGAAAGCCTTCCGCATCCGACTCGTGGACGTGACCGGCATTGCCAGCTTCACCGACACGCTGGCCTTCATGAGCGGTGGCAGCGACCGCCAGAACCGCGCCATCGCCGAGGCGGTGGAAGATGGTTTGAAGCTGGTCGGCGAGCGCCCCATCTCCCGTGAAGGTGAGATGAACGGCAACTGGGTTCTGCTGGATTACGGCAACCTGGTCATTCACGTGATGGACGAAGAAACCCGCCGCCACTACAACCTCGAAGGGTTGTGGAGCGCCGGCCGCGAACTGGAACTGCCCGAAGAGACCCATCCGGCCCTCGACGCCCGCCCGTAGGAGAAGACCTCCATGTCCGCCACCTTGATCAATCCCTATGAAGCGATGCAGGCCCGCCTCCGCGTGGCGGCCCAGCTTTATGGCCTGGACGACGCGCTGTTCAAGGTCTTCATGGCCACCAACCGCTCCATGATCGTGAGCCTGCCGGTACTCATGGACAACGGCCAGTGGGAGGTCTTCACCGGCTACCGCGTGCAGCACAGCACCGCGCGCGGCCCCGCGAAAGGCGGCATCCGCTACGACCTGAACGTCAGCCTGGATGAGATCAAGGCCCTGGCGGCCTGGATGACCTGGAAAACAGCGGTGGTGGACGTGCCCTTCGGTGGCGGCAAGGGCGGCATCGTCTGCGATCCCAACCGCCTGAGCCTGGGCGAGAAGGAACGCCTCACTCGCCGCTATGTCGCCGAGATCATGGACATCATCGGCCCCGACCGGGATGTGCCCGCGCCCGACATGGGCACGGATGCGCAGACCATGGCCTGGGTGCTCGATACCTACTCCATGCATGTGCGCCGCACCGAGAACGCCGTGGTCACGGGCAAACCTCTGGGCCTGGGCGGTAGCTTGGGCCGGACGGAGGCCACGGGCCGTGGCGTGCTCATCACGGCCCGGGAAGCCATGCAGCGCCTGGGCAAGCCGCTTGCCGGTGCCACCGTGGCCATCCAGGGTTTCGGTAACGTGGGTGGCCAGGCTGCACGCCTGCTGCACGAAGCGGGCGCCCGCGTGGTGGCCGTCAGCGATCTCAAGGGCGCCATCAAGAATGACCGCGGCCTCGATATCCATGCGCTGATGAAGCACGCCGCAGAGGCCAAGACCGTCACCGGCTTCAAGGGCTCCGAGCCGATGGAGCCCGCCAGCCTCCTGACGCATGCCGTCGACATCCTGGTGCCCGCCGCCACCGAAAACCAGATCACCGAACACAATGCCGCCCAGGTGCGGGCCAAGATCATCGTGGAGGGCGCCAACGGCCCCACCACGCCCGAAGCCGATCCCATCCTCCTGGAGCATGGCGTCCTCGTGGTGCCCGACATCCTCGCCAACGCCGGCGGCGTCACCGTCAGCTACTTCGAGTGGGTGCAGAACCGGCAGGGCTTCTACTGGCGTGAGCGCGAGATCAACGAGCGGCTGGTGGATTACATGACCCACGCTTTCCAAGCCACCTTCGCCACCACCGACAAGTACAAAACCAACCCTCGCATCGGCGCCTACATCCTGGCCCTGGACCGCGTGGCCCAGGCCATGCGGTACCGCGGCTTCTACGCCTGAGGCCGATCCCTCTTACCCAACCGCAGCGGTCCCTCCATGGCGTCCATCCCCCGCCGGCTTGTTCCGGCACTCATCCTTGCGGGCGCCTTGTCAGCCCAGACGCCCATCGGAATGCTCATCTCCGAGCAGTCCCGCAGTGCCTTCACCACCGAAGGCGCCGGGGCTCGGGCCATGGGTTTGGGGGGAGCCTTCATCGCCGTGGCCGATGACGCCACTGCCGTGTCCTTCAACCCCGCCGGACTGGCGCAGCTGCTCGCTCCGGAAGTGAGCCTGGTGGGCCGGGGGCTCCAGCGCCGGGTCGGCTATGAGGACTTTGAGACCACCGGACGTCGCCGAGTGCTGGCCGTGAGCGACGCCCTCGCCAGCAGCACCCGCTTTGACCCTCTCTTCGCCTCGGCCACGGCGCCCGTGCGCCTCGGAGGCCGCAATCTGGTCCTGCAGCTGTCCATCCAGCGGGTCTTCGCCCTCGGCGAGCATGACAGCCGCATCCTCCACGAAGACCCGGTGACCCCAGGCAGCGGCGTGGCCAGCCAGTTGCAGCAGAACATCAGCCAGTCCGGCCAGATTGACCGTTACTCCCTGGCCGCAGCCTACGAGGTGTCCCAGCGCCTTCTCATCGGAGCTGGCTACAACCACTGGCGGGGAAGTTGGGAAATCAGCTCCTTCAGCCGCCGGACCGCCTCGTCCCGCAGCACCGCGGTGAGCTTCCATCAGTCCAACACGCTGGAAGGCGACAACTTCAACCTGGGGCTTATCTGGCGCTGGCCCACCTGGAGCCTGGGCCTGGTGCGCCACACGGGCTTCCATGCCGACTACAGCTTTGCCACCGAGGTGGCTTCCGATCTCACCGCCCTGGGCCTTACCAGCCCCTGGGTTCAGACCGGCCTGCACTGGCCTGCGGGCACCGGCTTGGGTTGGGCTTACCGCCCCAAGGAACAGTGGCTCATCACGGCAGACGCCATGCAAACGCTGTGGTCCACGGCCCGCTACATGTCCCCTTCGCCGACCCTCAACGGGCGCAGTTTCTTCGATTTCGAGCGCGGCACCCGCACCCCCAACACCACCACGGCCCACCTGGGCGTGGAATACCTTTGGCTGACCCGAAACGATTCGATCATTCCCCTGCGTGCGGGCCTTAGCCGGGAGCCCCAGCCCCTGGTGGACGGCCTCACCGGCGAACAGCGGGTGATCTACCGTGCGGCCCTGGGCAGTGGCTTCAAGCGGGGCAACACAGGCGTGGACATCGCCTACCGCTATGGCTGGGCCAAGCGCCGGGCCTCCCAATTCCTGGAAGTGGACCAGCTTCTGTCCAAGACTCCGCCCACCTCCGTGGGCATCGAGCGCATCCAGGAGCACCGGGTGGATGTGTCCTTCATCTACAAGTTCGACCGCCAGCCCGTGGACCGCGCCCTGCGCTACCTCTTCGTCGGCGACTGACCGTGCGGCGTACCGCCCTCCTTCTGGCCGCGCCCCTTCTGGCCCAGCAGCAGCCCACCTTCCACGCGGCCTGGCAGGATGGCCTTGATGCCGAACGCAGCGGACACTGGGCCGAGGCCCTGGCCGCCTATCGGCGTGCCCGGGAGCTCCGGCCGACGGCGGCGGCCCGGGTTGTCATCTATGGCAACAACCTGCTGCTGGGCTATTACCCCCGCACCCGTATCGCCCGCTGCCTGTTGGAACTCGGCGATCCCGCCGGCGCCGAGGCAGAGCTGCGTTTGGCCCAAGCCGAGCCCTTCGCGGAGCGCGAGGCCGTGGCCCGGCGCATCC
This sequence is a window from Geothrix sp. PMB-07. Protein-coding genes within it:
- a CDS encoding TonB-dependent receptor, translated to MLAALLQAALELTGVVLGPGGKPLAGAQVLVGDRKAESDAKGRFSLVLPGPGPAEVRVSAPGMDTQTRTGQPGEPLLVLLTPTPQGALVEVVEGSGYSSQEGATSTLSRMEIYTTPGAAADVMQAAKGLPGVSNASEGAELFVRGGKPEEVGIWLNGGHLTRPFHHPNTQGGIFSAVDTALVTRVDFVPGAFSVRYGDALSAVLDISTDQPTAVSTNTLLLTIPTQGYALERPMGAGLLRASVRRSDTVLLDKWYGLAPSFEESPLSHDAQLNWQHPLGSGRLVATGLFSKDHLATDVTIANLKDSYRNQSDTGFGALQWTGTLGDRAGLSLSASGSQTHIAWTFNHWGIDQRERSRSARAELTMPFGDQLTLEGGADLDRTHVDPQGEVPYDLANWNPAATARTFAYGFDATREGAYLTARLRLTPKWGLSLGGRQDHYGLEQETTRDLRGTLSYLIDEGITFRLAGGTFHQAPLSTQVDPHAGNPDLKIMRATHALASLDAAWKGTAAWNLRLEVYRKDYDRLVVEDPALRYVSTGRGYAQGVDLLLKAALPGWRGWVGYGYLDTERKEDKQPLLGPAPTSVPHNLTAVSSHTLAPGWELAGTFRYASGSPITPVLGATANPGGGWDPLEGARYSDRLPVYHRLDARLTHLFNRWGINCVVFGEVMNLLNRHNAASYAYSADFSQRRVNESYFSRRLLIAGASLSW
- the rplU gene encoding 50S ribosomal protein L21, which encodes MYAIIKTGGKQYRVSEGDVIRVETLEQNPKQAVTFDQVLLIDNNGDLKVGKPVVAGAKVEAEVITHDRAKKVIIFKKKRTTTYQRTQGHRQNYTEVRIKAIKA
- the rpmA gene encoding 50S ribosomal protein L27, with product MAHKKGVGSSRNGRDSHSQRLGVKEFGGEQVTGGSILVRQRGTKFKAGINVGMGKDHTLFALIDGKVRFQDKGQSGRFIHIDPIEG
- the obgE gene encoding GTPase ObgE gives rise to the protein MFLDQVQLRVTAGHGGSGAMSFRREKFAPEGGPDGGDGGKGGSISLRANKALNTLNPFRQKREFTAERGRQGEGCMRHGSDGADILLEVPLGTVVKDAETGEVLAELLAPGEEVCVARGGRGGLGNTNFKSSTNRTPRHHQPGEEGEARVLDLELKLIADVGLVGFPNAGKSTLVSRLSAARPKIANYPFTTLEPQLGVVSLDRFGGDLLDSWVIADIPGLIEGAASGAGLGIQFLRHVERTRMLLQLVDLSDPVEEPADAIRIIEGEVQAFSPVLAAKPRWLVGTKLDALQDDSRRLAFEALCAERGQTPIFISGVTGEGLRELAFAVNDALKVEAGLKAAAPKGEGW
- the nadD gene encoding nicotinate (nicotinamide) nucleotide adenylyltransferase, translating into MRIGLLGGAFNPPHEGHLRLAHLALEHLALDELRFVPTALSPHKPDPGGPGPEARLRLLAEALLGLDPRCRVEPLEIQRGGTSYTVDTLETLVEREPGQSWILVMGSDQLPGLPAWRRPERIFQLASAAVALRPGAPFDVPMVPGLQARPTWSGSPGELVALPATELDLASTDLRSRLQALPEEAPAGLPPQVLRTIRTENLYR
- the rsfS gene encoding ribosome silencing factor, with product MTLDSRLATVVDAARSKKAFRIRLVDVTGIASFTDTLAFMSGGSDRQNRAIAEAVEDGLKLVGERPISREGEMNGNWVLLDYGNLVIHVMDEETRRHYNLEGLWSAGRELELPEETHPALDARP
- a CDS encoding Glu/Leu/Phe/Val dehydrogenase: MSATLINPYEAMQARLRVAAQLYGLDDALFKVFMATNRSMIVSLPVLMDNGQWEVFTGYRVQHSTARGPAKGGIRYDLNVSLDEIKALAAWMTWKTAVVDVPFGGGKGGIVCDPNRLSLGEKERLTRRYVAEIMDIIGPDRDVPAPDMGTDAQTMAWVLDTYSMHVRRTENAVVTGKPLGLGGSLGRTEATGRGVLITAREAMQRLGKPLAGATVAIQGFGNVGGQAARLLHEAGARVVAVSDLKGAIKNDRGLDIHALMKHAAEAKTVTGFKGSEPMEPASLLTHAVDILVPAATENQITEHNAAQVRAKIIVEGANGPTTPEADPILLEHGVLVVPDILANAGGVTVSYFEWVQNRQGFYWREREINERLVDYMTHAFQATFATTDKYKTNPRIGAYILALDRVAQAMRYRGFYA
- a CDS encoding OmpP1/FadL family transporter; translated protein: MASIPRRLVPALILAGALSAQTPIGMLISEQSRSAFTTEGAGARAMGLGGAFIAVADDATAVSFNPAGLAQLLAPEVSLVGRGLQRRVGYEDFETTGRRRVLAVSDALASSTRFDPLFASATAPVRLGGRNLVLQLSIQRVFALGEHDSRILHEDPVTPGSGVASQLQQNISQSGQIDRYSLAAAYEVSQRLLIGAGYNHWRGSWEISSFSRRTASSRSTAVSFHQSNTLEGDNFNLGLIWRWPTWSLGLVRHTGFHADYSFATEVASDLTALGLTSPWVQTGLHWPAGTGLGWAYRPKEQWLITADAMQTLWSTARYMSPSPTLNGRSFFDFERGTRTPNTTTAHLGVEYLWLTRNDSIIPLRAGLSREPQPLVDGLTGEQRVIYRAALGSGFKRGNTGVDIAYRYGWAKRRASQFLEVDQLLSKTPPTSVGIERIQEHRVDVSFIYKFDRQPVDRALRYLFVGD